Proteins encoded by one window of Nasonia vitripennis strain AsymCx chromosome 5, Nvit_psr_1.1, whole genome shotgun sequence:
- the Gnbp1-2 gene encoding gram-negative bacteria binding protein 1-2 precursor → MFTLSSLRFFLLVLTSAHLTSAQYVPPEALVEPLKPNGIRISIPDEPGISLVAFHVKFNDEFIGLEAGTIARDVVREKNGRWTYEDRSTRLKKNDVIYYWIHVVYNGLGYNLINQEHRVTDFYDYKGQRIEPDENGDSGNNGLQPCVYSTTKLFDPAGSSSRHPCAGQLLFKEDFRDLAQLRRMQWTVVERFSGSPDYEFTVYRDSHENLRVENGLKINPRLMKNEYGDIFVREGNLTLAKCTGRYTTTDCFREARGWYILPPVSSSRINTKKSINFEYGRIEIRAKFPRGDWIYPLLLLEPVNNYEGSSMETLQIRIASSAGNPVLRRSDGTDISGHILWGGVTELDPQNPKDHIDANRGTKYNRQLWSDNYHVYELIWSPDRIVLKVDGQGYQDKRVNLPRDTPFYLTLGLAAGGLSEFPDNSESRGYTKPWRNVEAKALYHFYNATDTWYRTWQSGATSLDVDYVKIWAL, encoded by the exons ATGTTTACTCTATCGTCTCTTCGATTTTTCCTACTGGTTCTGACATCGGCGCATCTCACGAGTGCTCAGTATGTTCCTCCGGAGGCTCTGGTAGAGCCGCTCAAGCCCAATGGCATCCGCATTTCCATACCAG ACGAACCGGGGATTTCCCTGGTAGCCTTTCACGTGAAGTTCAATGACGAATTCATCGGACTGGAGGCTGGCACCATAGCCCGAGATGTGGTGCGAGAGAAGAACGGCCGCTGGACTTACGAGGACAGAAGCACGAGGCTGAAGAAGAACGATGTTATTTACTACTGGATACACGTTGTTTACAACGGACTCGGCTACAATCTCATCAACCAGGAACACAGAGTCACAG ACTTCTACGATTACAAGGGTCAGAGGATAGAACCAGATGAGAATGGCGATAGTGGGAACAATGGTCTCCAGCCGTGTGTGTACTCGACGACGAAGTTGTTCGATCCAGCAGGTAGCAGTAGTAGACATCCATGTGCTGGACAGCTTCTTTTCAAGGAAGACTTCAGAGATCTCGCCCAGTTGAGGAGGATGCAGTGGACTGTGGTTGAGCGGTTCTCTGGGTCACCC GACTACGAATTCACCGTTTATCGTGATTCGCACGAGAACTTGAGAGTCGAAAACGGACTGAAGATCAACCCTAGACTGATGAAGAACGAGTATGGTGACATCTTCGTCCGCGAGGGCAACCTCACGTTGGCAAA GTGCACAGGACGTTATACGACGACCGACTGTTTCCGCGAAGCTCGAGGCTGGTACATCCTGCCACCTGTGTCCTCCAGTCGGATCAACACCAAGAAATCCATCAACTTCGAGTACGGTCGAATCGAAATCAGAGCGAAGTTCCCACGCGGCGACTGGATCTATCCTCTGTTGCTTCTCGAACCTGTGAACAACTACGAAGGATCATCCATGGAGACGCTTCAGATTCGAATCGCGTCATCCGCTGGTAATCCGGTGCTCAGACGCAGCGATGGAACCGACATCAGTGGACACATCCTTTGGGGCGGTGTCACTGAACTGGATCCGCAAAACCCCAAGGACCACATCGACGCTAACAGAGGGACGAAGTACAACAGGCAATTGTGGTCCGATAACTATCACGTGTACGAGTTGATTTGGAGCCCGGATAGGATCGTTCTGAAAGTTGACGGACAAGGTTACCAAGATAAGCGCGTTAATTTGCCCAGGGATACGCCG tTCTATCTGACTCTGGGTCTTGCCGCTGGTGGATTATCGGAGTTTCCCGACAACTCTGAGAGCCGTGGTTACACCAAGCCTTGGCGAAATGTCGAAGCCAAG gCATTGTACCACTTTTACAACGCGACTGATACCTGGTACCGAACTTGGCAAAGCGGCGCTACTTCTCTGGATGTGGATTATGTTAAAATTTGGGCACTATAA
- the LOC100680177 gene encoding uncharacterized protein LOC100680177, protein MSVAVNFLLVSYLLVWSGASAGPLWNLVHDLVQSNIAGIPTIHEKSTWNFDPDAGKQKRAHYEQQNGRFGETAIARLGLGYES, encoded by the exons ATGAGCGTCGCGGTGAACTTCCTTTTG GTGTCCTATCTACTGGTATGGAGCGGCGCTTCGGCCGGGCCACTTTGGAATCTCGTGCACGACCTCGTGCAGTCGAACATCGCCGGGATCCCGACCATCCACGAG AAATCCACGTGGAACTTCGATCCGGATGCTGGAAAGCAGAAGAGGGCACATTACGAACAGCAGAACGGGAGATTCGGTGAAACAGCGATCGCGCGATTAGGTTTGGGCTACGAGAGTTGA
- the LOC100123968 gene encoding calcium-transporting ATPase type 2C member 1 isoform X2 has protein sequence MWLSTAEASSLGAEEVAGRLQVDIRTGLWWEEADHRKQLFGHNELNLKEEEPTWKKYAEQFKNPLILLLLGSAVVSVCMKQFDDAISITVAIIIVVTVAFVQEYRSEKSLEELSKLVPPACHCLRQGRLETFLARDLVPGDVVYLNIGDRVPADIRLFEAIDLAIDESSFTGETEPANKSTAPLLKSNGHNAKKNIAFMGTLVRCGNGKGIVINTGAKSEFGEVFAMMQAEEAPKTPLQRSMDILGTQLSFYSFCIIGIIMLLGWIQGKAILEMFTISVSLAVAAIPEGLPIVVTVTLALGVMRMAKRKAIVKKLPTVETLGCVNVICSDKTGTITKNEMTVTIIVTSESYVADVTGAGYNAVGEIKLRKCDNVELARAAISNMLEVGCVCNNAIIQNDTLLGQPTEGALLAAGMKNGMYSVADKYLRLQEYPFSSEQKMMAVKCTAKYGEQNRQEVFFVKGALEKILPQCTKYSVNGQLYSLTQKKEQEFFAEAYEIGQRGLRVIGLARGVSLQDLVYVGLVGICDPPRPHVRDAITTLMSSGVRIKMVTGDAKETAAAIANMIGLDVMHTKLISGDEIDSLTEQQLEDRINNVSVFYRVTPKHKLCIVKALQKKGNIVGMTGDGVNDGVALKKADIGIAMGMNGTDVCKEAADMILVDDDFQTIIAAIEEGKGIFYNIRNFVRFQLSTSIAALSLIALATLMGIPNPLNAMQILWINIIMDGPPAQSLGVEPVDKDVLKQKPRNTKEPMITKHLIVNVLLSAAIIILGTLWVYNREMTSGGITARDTTMTFTCFVFFDMFNALSCRSQTKSIFTIGLLSNKMFLVAVTLSVVGQMLVIYFPPLQRIFQTEALFMKDLVFLVALTSSVFIISELKKLLERQLIKRRSASQRYIKSEMNYV, from the exons ATGTGGCTGTCCACCGCTGAGGCTTCCTCCTTGGGAGCTGAGGAGGTTGCTGGACGACTACAGGTTGATATCAGGACTGGATTATGGTGGGAAGAGGCTGATCACAGGAAGCAGCTTTTTGGGCACAATGAACTTAATCTCAAGGAGGAAGAACCAACGTGGAAAAAATATGCTGAACAG TTTAAGAATCCACTGATTCTGCTCTTGCTGGGATCAGCTGTTGTCAGTGTGTGCATGAAGCAATTTGATGACGCAATCAGTATCACGGTT GCTATAATAATAGTGGTCACAGTGGCATTTGTTCAGGAATACCGTTCCGAGAAGAGTCTTGAGGAACTGAGTAAACTTGTACCACCTGCCTGTCACTG CTTGAGACAAGGCCGACTGGAAACTTTTCTTGCCCGAGACCTTGTACCTGGAGATGTTGTTTATTTGAACATTGGAGATAGAGTTCCTGCAGACATTAGATTATTCGAGGCCATTGATTTGGCTATTGACGAAAGTAGCTTTACAGGGGAGACTGAGCCGGCCAACAAATCCACAGCTCCACTATTAAAAAGTAACGGGCACAATGCTAAGAAAAATATTGCCTTTATGGGCACTTTGGTTCGCTGTGGAAATGGCaaa GGTATTGTTATCAATACTGGTGCCAAGAGTGAATTCGGAGAGGTCTTTGCCATGATGCAAGCCGAGGAGGCACCAAAGACACCATTGCAAAGGAGTATGGACATTTTGGGCACACAGCTTTCGTTTTATTCTTTCTGCATCATCGGAATCATCATGTTGCTAGGCTGGATTCAGGGCAAAGCTATCCTTGAAATGTTTACCATCAGTGTCAGTCTGGCAGTTGCAGCTATTCCTGAAGGCTTGCCCATAGTTGTCACAGTTACTCTTGCACTGGGTGTCATGAGAATGGCTAAGAGAAAAGCAATCGTTAAAAAATTGCCAACTGTGGAAACATTAG GTTGTGTAAATGTGATTTGTTCCGATAAAACTGGTACTATTACTAAAAATGAGATGACTGTTACAATTATTGTTACTTCTGAAAGCTATGTCGCGGATGTTACTGGTGCTGGCTACAATGCTGTAGGAGAAATAAAATTACGGAAATGTGATAATGTTGAACTTGCTCGGGCAGCTATTAGCAACATGCTAGAA GTCGGATGTGTTTGCAACAATGCCATCATTCAAAATGATACCCTATTGGGTCAACCAACTGAAGGTGCTTTATTAGCAGCTGGTATGAAAAATGGCATGTATAGTGTAGCAGACAAATATCTTCGCCTTCAAGAATATCCTTTCTCTTCAGAACAGAAAATGATGGCTGTCAAATGCACTGCAAAGTATGGAGAG CAGAATAGACAGGAGGTGTTCTTTGTTAAAGGAgctttagaaaaaattttgcCACAATGTACAAAATATTCTGTAAATGGACAATTATATTCTCTTACTCAAAAGAAAGAGCAGGAGTTTTTTGCTGAAGCCTATGAAATAGGACAACGCGGTTTAAGAG ttaTTGGTTTAGCACGAGGTGTGTCTTTGCAAGATCTTGTTTATGTAGGCCTAGTTGGTATTTGTGATCCACCAAGACCACATGTACGGGATGCAATTACCACGTTGATGTCAAGTGGTGTAAGAATTAAGATGGTTACTGGAGATGCTAAAgaaactgctgctgctattg CTAATATGATTGGATTGGATGTGATGCACACTAAACTTATCTCTGGAGATGAAATCGATTCTTTGACAGAGCAACAATTGGAGGATAGAATAAATAATGTCAGTGTATTTTATCGAGTAACTCCTAAACACAAATTATGTATCGTGAAGGCGTTGCAGAAAAAGGGAAATATCGTTGGAATGACGGGGGATGGCGTTAATGACGGAGTAGCACTTAAGAAAGCAGACATTGGAATAGCAATGGGCATGAATGGAACTGATGTCTGCAAAGAAGCAGCTGACATGATCTTAGTGGATGATGACTTTCAGACTATTATAGCTGCCATAGAAGAAGGCAAAGGCATATTTTACAACATCCGTAATTTTGTACGATTTCAATTGAGCACAAGTATCGCCGCTTTATCTCTTATAGCACTTGCTACGCTAATGGGAATACCCAACCCACTTAATGCTATGCAAATTCTTTGGATCAATATAATTATGGATGGGCCACCAGCTCAAAG TTTGGGAGTTGAACCCGTAGATAAGGATGTCTTGAAGCAGAAACCGCGAAATACGAAGGAACCGATGATTACGAAGCATCTTATTGTTAACGTTTTGCTGTCCGCagctattattattttaggaACACTTTGGGTCTATAATCGGGAGATGACCTCAGGCGGTATCACCGCTAGAGATACAACCATGACTTTTACATgttttgtatttttcgatATGTTTAACGCATTGAGTTGCCGATCTCAA ACCAAGTCAATTTTTACAATCGGTCTGTTGAGCAATAAGATGTTTTTAGTGGCTGTAACTTTGTCGGTTGTGGGTCAAATGCTGGTCATTTATTTCCCTCCATTGCAGAGAATTTTCCAAACTGAAGCGTTATTTATGAAAG ATCTCGTATTTTTGGTCGCGTTAACCTCAAGCGTCTTTATTATTAGCGAGTTGAAGAAGCTTCTGGAGCGCCAATTGATAAAGCGACGAAGCGCCAGTCAGCGTTACATAAAATCCGAAATGAACTATGTATGA
- the LOC100123968 gene encoding calcium-transporting ATPase type 2C member 1 isoform X3 produces the protein MWLSTAEASSLGAEEVAGRLQVDIRTGLWWEEADHRKQLFGHNELNLKEEEPTWKKYAEQFKNPLILLLLGSAVVSVCMKQFDDAISITVAIIIVVTVAFVQEYRSEKSLEELSKLVPPACHCLRQGRLETFLARDLVPGDVVYLNIGDRVPADIRLFEAIDLAIDESSFTGETEPANKSTAPLLKSNGHNAKKNIAFMGTLVRCGNGKGIVINTGAKSEFGEVFAMMQAEEAPKTPLQRSMDILGTQLSFYSFCIIGIIMLLGWIQGKAILEMFTISVSLAVAAIPEGLPIVVTVTLALGVMRMAKRKAIVKKLPTVETLGCVNVICSDKTGTITKNEMTVTIIVTSESYVADVTGAGYNAVGEIKLRKCDNVELARAAISNMLEVGCVCNNAIIQNDTLLGQPTEGALLAAGMKNGMYSVADKYLRLQEYPFSSEQKMMAVKCTAKYGENRQEVFFVKGALEKILPQCTKYSVNGQLYSLTQKKEQEFFAEAYEIGQRGLRVIGLARGVSLQDLVYVGLVGICDPPRPHVRDAITTLMSSGVRIKMVTGDAKETAAAIANMIGLDVMHTKLISGDEIDSLTEQQLEDRINNVSVFYRVTPKHKLCIVKALQKKGNIVGMTGDGVNDGVALKKADIGIAMGMNGTDVCKEAADMILVDDDFQTIIAAIEEGKGIFYNIRNFVRFQLSTSIAALSLIALATLMGIPNPLNAMQILWINIIMDGPPAQSLGVEPVDKDVLKQKPRNTKEPMITKHLIVNVLLSAAIIILGTLWVYNREMTSGGITARDTTMTFTCFVFFDMFNALSCRSQTKSIFTIGLLSNKMFLVAVTLSVVGQMLVIYFPPLQRIFQTEALFMKDLVFLVALTSSVFIISELKKLLERQLIKRRSASQRYIKSEMNYV, from the exons ATGTGGCTGTCCACCGCTGAGGCTTCCTCCTTGGGAGCTGAGGAGGTTGCTGGACGACTACAGGTTGATATCAGGACTGGATTATGGTGGGAAGAGGCTGATCACAGGAAGCAGCTTTTTGGGCACAATGAACTTAATCTCAAGGAGGAAGAACCAACGTGGAAAAAATATGCTGAACAG TTTAAGAATCCACTGATTCTGCTCTTGCTGGGATCAGCTGTTGTCAGTGTGTGCATGAAGCAATTTGATGACGCAATCAGTATCACGGTT GCTATAATAATAGTGGTCACAGTGGCATTTGTTCAGGAATACCGTTCCGAGAAGAGTCTTGAGGAACTGAGTAAACTTGTACCACCTGCCTGTCACTG CTTGAGACAAGGCCGACTGGAAACTTTTCTTGCCCGAGACCTTGTACCTGGAGATGTTGTTTATTTGAACATTGGAGATAGAGTTCCTGCAGACATTAGATTATTCGAGGCCATTGATTTGGCTATTGACGAAAGTAGCTTTACAGGGGAGACTGAGCCGGCCAACAAATCCACAGCTCCACTATTAAAAAGTAACGGGCACAATGCTAAGAAAAATATTGCCTTTATGGGCACTTTGGTTCGCTGTGGAAATGGCaaa GGTATTGTTATCAATACTGGTGCCAAGAGTGAATTCGGAGAGGTCTTTGCCATGATGCAAGCCGAGGAGGCACCAAAGACACCATTGCAAAGGAGTATGGACATTTTGGGCACACAGCTTTCGTTTTATTCTTTCTGCATCATCGGAATCATCATGTTGCTAGGCTGGATTCAGGGCAAAGCTATCCTTGAAATGTTTACCATCAGTGTCAGTCTGGCAGTTGCAGCTATTCCTGAAGGCTTGCCCATAGTTGTCACAGTTACTCTTGCACTGGGTGTCATGAGAATGGCTAAGAGAAAAGCAATCGTTAAAAAATTGCCAACTGTGGAAACATTAG GTTGTGTAAATGTGATTTGTTCCGATAAAACTGGTACTATTACTAAAAATGAGATGACTGTTACAATTATTGTTACTTCTGAAAGCTATGTCGCGGATGTTACTGGTGCTGGCTACAATGCTGTAGGAGAAATAAAATTACGGAAATGTGATAATGTTGAACTTGCTCGGGCAGCTATTAGCAACATGCTAGAA GTCGGATGTGTTTGCAACAATGCCATCATTCAAAATGATACCCTATTGGGTCAACCAACTGAAGGTGCTTTATTAGCAGCTGGTATGAAAAATGGCATGTATAGTGTAGCAGACAAATATCTTCGCCTTCAAGAATATCCTTTCTCTTCAGAACAGAAAATGATGGCTGTCAAATGCACTGCAAAGTATGGAGAG AATAGACAGGAGGTGTTCTTTGTTAAAGGAgctttagaaaaaattttgcCACAATGTACAAAATATTCTGTAAATGGACAATTATATTCTCTTACTCAAAAGAAAGAGCAGGAGTTTTTTGCTGAAGCCTATGAAATAGGACAACGCGGTTTAAGAG ttaTTGGTTTAGCACGAGGTGTGTCTTTGCAAGATCTTGTTTATGTAGGCCTAGTTGGTATTTGTGATCCACCAAGACCACATGTACGGGATGCAATTACCACGTTGATGTCAAGTGGTGTAAGAATTAAGATGGTTACTGGAGATGCTAAAgaaactgctgctgctattg CTAATATGATTGGATTGGATGTGATGCACACTAAACTTATCTCTGGAGATGAAATCGATTCTTTGACAGAGCAACAATTGGAGGATAGAATAAATAATGTCAGTGTATTTTATCGAGTAACTCCTAAACACAAATTATGTATCGTGAAGGCGTTGCAGAAAAAGGGAAATATCGTTGGAATGACGGGGGATGGCGTTAATGACGGAGTAGCACTTAAGAAAGCAGACATTGGAATAGCAATGGGCATGAATGGAACTGATGTCTGCAAAGAAGCAGCTGACATGATCTTAGTGGATGATGACTTTCAGACTATTATAGCTGCCATAGAAGAAGGCAAAGGCATATTTTACAACATCCGTAATTTTGTACGATTTCAATTGAGCACAAGTATCGCCGCTTTATCTCTTATAGCACTTGCTACGCTAATGGGAATACCCAACCCACTTAATGCTATGCAAATTCTTTGGATCAATATAATTATGGATGGGCCACCAGCTCAAAG TTTGGGAGTTGAACCCGTAGATAAGGATGTCTTGAAGCAGAAACCGCGAAATACGAAGGAACCGATGATTACGAAGCATCTTATTGTTAACGTTTTGCTGTCCGCagctattattattttaggaACACTTTGGGTCTATAATCGGGAGATGACCTCAGGCGGTATCACCGCTAGAGATACAACCATGACTTTTACATgttttgtatttttcgatATGTTTAACGCATTGAGTTGCCGATCTCAA ACCAAGTCAATTTTTACAATCGGTCTGTTGAGCAATAAGATGTTTTTAGTGGCTGTAACTTTGTCGGTTGTGGGTCAAATGCTGGTCATTTATTTCCCTCCATTGCAGAGAATTTTCCAAACTGAAGCGTTATTTATGAAAG ATCTCGTATTTTTGGTCGCGTTAACCTCAAGCGTCTTTATTATTAGCGAGTTGAAGAAGCTTCTGGAGCGCCAATTGATAAAGCGACGAAGCGCCAGTCAGCGTTACATAAAATCCGAAATGAACTATGTATGA
- the LOC100123968 gene encoding calcium-transporting ATPase type 2C member 1 isoform X1, giving the protein MWLSTAEASSLGAEEVAGRLQVDIRTGLWWEEADHRKQLFGHNELNLKEEEPTWKKYAEQFKNPLILLLLGSAVVSVCMKQFDDAISITVAIIIVVTVAFVQEYRSEKSLEELSKLVPPACHCLRQGRLETFLARDLVPGDVVYLNIGDRVPADIRLFEAIDLAIDESSFTGETEPANKSTAPLLKSNGHNAKKNIAFMGTLVRCGNGKGIVINTGAKSEFGEVFAMMQAEEAPKTPLQRSMDILGTQLSFYSFCIIGIIMLLGWIQGKAILEMFTISVSLAVAAIPEGLPIVVTVTLALGVMRMAKRKAIVKKLPTVETLGCVNVICSDKTGTITKNEMTVTIIVTSESYVADVTGAGYNAVGEIKLRKCDNVELARAAISNMLEVGCVCNNAIIQNDTLLGQPTEGALLAAGMKNGMYSVADKYLRLQEYPFSSEQKMMAVKCTAKYGENRQEVFFVKGALEKILPQCTKYSVNGQLYSLTQKKEQEFFAEAYEIGQRGLRVIGLARGVSLQDLVYVGLVGICDPPRPHVRDAITTLMSSGVRIKMVTGDAKETAAAIGKSHYHGKFRECSYSCCVIILRCMFLLANMIGLDVMHTKLISGDEIDSLTEQQLEDRINNVSVFYRVTPKHKLCIVKALQKKGNIVGMTGDGVNDGVALKKADIGIAMGMNGTDVCKEAADMILVDDDFQTIIAAIEEGKGIFYNIRNFVRFQLSTSIAALSLIALATLMGIPNPLNAMQILWINIIMDGPPAQSLGVEPVDKDVLKQKPRNTKEPMITKHLIVNVLLSAAIIILGTLWVYNREMTSGGITARDTTMTFTCFVFFDMFNALSCRSQTKSIFTIGLLSNKMFLVAVTLSVVGQMLVIYFPPLQRIFQTEALFMKDLVFLVALTSSVFIISELKKLLERQLIKRRSASQRYIKSEMNYV; this is encoded by the exons ATGTGGCTGTCCACCGCTGAGGCTTCCTCCTTGGGAGCTGAGGAGGTTGCTGGACGACTACAGGTTGATATCAGGACTGGATTATGGTGGGAAGAGGCTGATCACAGGAAGCAGCTTTTTGGGCACAATGAACTTAATCTCAAGGAGGAAGAACCAACGTGGAAAAAATATGCTGAACAG TTTAAGAATCCACTGATTCTGCTCTTGCTGGGATCAGCTGTTGTCAGTGTGTGCATGAAGCAATTTGATGACGCAATCAGTATCACGGTT GCTATAATAATAGTGGTCACAGTGGCATTTGTTCAGGAATACCGTTCCGAGAAGAGTCTTGAGGAACTGAGTAAACTTGTACCACCTGCCTGTCACTG CTTGAGACAAGGCCGACTGGAAACTTTTCTTGCCCGAGACCTTGTACCTGGAGATGTTGTTTATTTGAACATTGGAGATAGAGTTCCTGCAGACATTAGATTATTCGAGGCCATTGATTTGGCTATTGACGAAAGTAGCTTTACAGGGGAGACTGAGCCGGCCAACAAATCCACAGCTCCACTATTAAAAAGTAACGGGCACAATGCTAAGAAAAATATTGCCTTTATGGGCACTTTGGTTCGCTGTGGAAATGGCaaa GGTATTGTTATCAATACTGGTGCCAAGAGTGAATTCGGAGAGGTCTTTGCCATGATGCAAGCCGAGGAGGCACCAAAGACACCATTGCAAAGGAGTATGGACATTTTGGGCACACAGCTTTCGTTTTATTCTTTCTGCATCATCGGAATCATCATGTTGCTAGGCTGGATTCAGGGCAAAGCTATCCTTGAAATGTTTACCATCAGTGTCAGTCTGGCAGTTGCAGCTATTCCTGAAGGCTTGCCCATAGTTGTCACAGTTACTCTTGCACTGGGTGTCATGAGAATGGCTAAGAGAAAAGCAATCGTTAAAAAATTGCCAACTGTGGAAACATTAG GTTGTGTAAATGTGATTTGTTCCGATAAAACTGGTACTATTACTAAAAATGAGATGACTGTTACAATTATTGTTACTTCTGAAAGCTATGTCGCGGATGTTACTGGTGCTGGCTACAATGCTGTAGGAGAAATAAAATTACGGAAATGTGATAATGTTGAACTTGCTCGGGCAGCTATTAGCAACATGCTAGAA GTCGGATGTGTTTGCAACAATGCCATCATTCAAAATGATACCCTATTGGGTCAACCAACTGAAGGTGCTTTATTAGCAGCTGGTATGAAAAATGGCATGTATAGTGTAGCAGACAAATATCTTCGCCTTCAAGAATATCCTTTCTCTTCAGAACAGAAAATGATGGCTGTCAAATGCACTGCAAAGTATGGAGAG AATAGACAGGAGGTGTTCTTTGTTAAAGGAgctttagaaaaaattttgcCACAATGTACAAAATATTCTGTAAATGGACAATTATATTCTCTTACTCAAAAGAAAGAGCAGGAGTTTTTTGCTGAAGCCTATGAAATAGGACAACGCGGTTTAAGAG ttaTTGGTTTAGCACGAGGTGTGTCTTTGCAAGATCTTGTTTATGTAGGCCTAGTTGGTATTTGTGATCCACCAAGACCACATGTACGGGATGCAATTACCACGTTGATGTCAAGTGGTGTAAGAATTAAGATGGTTACTGGAGATGCTAAAgaaactgctgctgctattgGTAAGTCCCATTATCATGGAAAATTCCGCGAATGTTCATATAGCTGCTGTGTTATAATACTGCGGTGTATGTTTCTTTTAGCTAATATGATTGGATTGGATGTGATGCACACTAAACTTATCTCTGGAGATGAAATCGATTCTTTGACAGAGCAACAATTGGAGGATAGAATAAATAATGTCAGTGTATTTTATCGAGTAACTCCTAAACACAAATTATGTATCGTGAAGGCGTTGCAGAAAAAGGGAAATATCGTTGGAATGACGGGGGATGGCGTTAATGACGGAGTAGCACTTAAGAAAGCAGACATTGGAATAGCAATGGGCATGAATGGAACTGATGTCTGCAAAGAAGCAGCTGACATGATCTTAGTGGATGATGACTTTCAGACTATTATAGCTGCCATAGAAGAAGGCAAAGGCATATTTTACAACATCCGTAATTTTGTACGATTTCAATTGAGCACAAGTATCGCCGCTTTATCTCTTATAGCACTTGCTACGCTAATGGGAATACCCAACCCACTTAATGCTATGCAAATTCTTTGGATCAATATAATTATGGATGGGCCACCAGCTCAAAG TTTGGGAGTTGAACCCGTAGATAAGGATGTCTTGAAGCAGAAACCGCGAAATACGAAGGAACCGATGATTACGAAGCATCTTATTGTTAACGTTTTGCTGTCCGCagctattattattttaggaACACTTTGGGTCTATAATCGGGAGATGACCTCAGGCGGTATCACCGCTAGAGATACAACCATGACTTTTACATgttttgtatttttcgatATGTTTAACGCATTGAGTTGCCGATCTCAA ACCAAGTCAATTTTTACAATCGGTCTGTTGAGCAATAAGATGTTTTTAGTGGCTGTAACTTTGTCGGTTGTGGGTCAAATGCTGGTCATTTATTTCCCTCCATTGCAGAGAATTTTCCAAACTGAAGCGTTATTTATGAAAG ATCTCGTATTTTTGGTCGCGTTAACCTCAAGCGTCTTTATTATTAGCGAGTTGAAGAAGCTTCTGGAGCGCCAATTGATAAAGCGACGAAGCGCCAGTCAGCGTTACATAAAATCCGAAATGAACTATGTATGA
- the LOC100114944 gene encoding uncharacterized protein LOC100114944, with product MAKLALCLAAIVFVILSQDVMPSESTFAQPRAPNFQYFERPQYRYPYYDENGKGRLLYGYGGPQLYQYKTYSALEGIH from the exons ATGGCAAAGTTGGCACTG TGTCTAGCCGCCATCGTTTTCGTAATACTTTCGCAGGACGTGATGCCGAGCGAGTCTACGTTTGCGCAACCACGGGCGCCGAATTTCCAGTATTTCGAAAG ACCACAGTATCGCTATCCCTATTACGACGAGAATGGTAAAGGTCGCCTTCTCTATGGCTACGGAGGACCGCAGCTATATCAGTACAAGACCTACAGCGCACTCGAGGGCATACATTAG